From Nitrospinota bacterium, one genomic window encodes:
- a CDS encoding CoA pyrophosphatase, which translates to MKEKIKKIFSSRIKKEISRDDLVSAAVLIPLFEKNGEYYILFTKRTESVEHHKGQISFPGGIREQTDRNLKNTVTREVFEEIGLLEKDINIVGELDDIETVTRFKVTPFVGFISYPCKFKINKDEIKELVEVPFSFFLQKENFKEEEWIYEGKKRKVYVYQYNHYRIWGATARIIKSFLDLL; encoded by the coding sequence ATGAAAGAGAAGATTAAAAAGATTTTTTCGAGTAGGATTAAAAAGGAAATATCTCGTGATGATTTAGTCTCTGCTGCGGTATTGATCCCCCTATTCGAGAAAAATGGGGAGTATTATATCTTATTTACAAAACGAACAGAATCTGTTGAGCACCATAAGGGACAAATATCTTTTCCCGGTGGAATAAGGGAGCAAACGGACAGAAATTTGAAAAACACTGTCACGAGGGAAGTTTTTGAAGAGATAGGTCTTTTAGAAAAAGATATCAATATTGTTGGGGAGTTAGATGATATCGAAACAGTAACAAGATTCAAGGTTACTCCCTTTGTAGGATTTATTTCTTATCCCTGTAAATTCAAAATCAATAAAGATGAGATTAAAGAGCTGGTAGAGGTTCCTTTTTCTTTTTTTCTTCAAAAGGAAAATTTCAAAGAAGAGGAATGGATTTACGAGGGAAAGAAAAGAAAAGTTTATGTATATCAATACAATCACTATAGGATTTGGGGAGCTACTGCCAGGATCATAAAAAGCTTTCTTGATCTATTATAG